The Lewinellaceae bacterium genome has a segment encoding these proteins:
- a CDS encoding DUF1566 domain-containing protein: MKIFKKSGQIRSFILLFLLLSLSTLEAQDVKVMTLLSDKEVTVSKPAPDKVSQKDYDGLFIKGEEKNGSVSYENLSYLQFNLGNMPNHAQIKSLTLRIYLKEAVGSKTQSVKVYPLDAQKVWSDFSWETRPDSGDNIPIGKRKAIGLKDVSPKQRDSGTDFKFNIKDPIINSKMAARGLISLLLAASKEDYEYYAARTAQEDGYAYQPKLIIEYSIDSHLALGNWAQMKQDPQHSGQQTWASNVTPDLVKARKIIEGTNQFSYTKVNPVIYDGQLICAVQQTGTGNGNVEGNYLHRYALTSTGERLNPESPRLSDIVKHQPVVGPKKQLYCILGKAATTLVELDLENNFEEKKRFTTEPVTATPVVGIDGSLYLSTKGGLYAYTPDFKIKWKYAPLTNLKNHHFGSLALSKDEQKAYVVFGDDNKLVVLDTRDGTVLKSSEEIFSIKIEGDETKIPVPAVDVKTGKVVVLDGFRTGKQLTVFNIDGNLVKTYDGCGKSSECFSQPVITNGNAYFIQNGALMKLDLAIMNLVSVGGTSLNPASTLAADKNGNVYVLNTTGKAADLTIYNKGDGTVKTTPLNELNDANLTGNRLLLAPDGNLVIGNDNFVALVQPVSFVGDVTTLSITSVPEDQKVYRTINAIEVGAVVHKSPNNTILYAGKSISFKPGFSVESGAKLTCNIGNWKVKKKSLSIGDSYAGGIIVHLTGDGHGLVAVPEVWTKTNWLAGMGICNTLNYDGYTDWRMPSKEELNLIYENLFKANLGNFVPEEYWSSEVSGGRVMKQNFANGAQEYTDDKDRISHHVRPVRSF, from the coding sequence ATGAAAATATTTAAAAAATCTGGTCAGATTCGTTCTTTTATCCTCCTTTTTTTGCTGCTCAGCCTTTCTACCTTAGAGGCTCAGGATGTGAAAGTGATGACCTTATTGTCAGATAAAGAGGTCACCGTGTCCAAGCCAGCACCGGACAAGGTATCTCAAAAAGATTACGATGGATTATTCATAAAAGGAGAAGAAAAGAATGGAAGTGTTAGTTATGAAAACCTGAGCTACCTGCAATTCAACCTGGGTAATATGCCGAACCATGCTCAAATCAAATCGTTAACGCTGCGGATTTATTTAAAGGAAGCAGTGGGTTCTAAAACCCAATCGGTTAAGGTTTATCCCCTTGATGCTCAGAAGGTTTGGAGTGACTTCAGTTGGGAAACACGGCCCGACAGTGGAGATAACATCCCTATAGGAAAAAGAAAGGCGATTGGGCTCAAGGACGTAAGCCCAAAGCAACGGGATTCAGGCACAGATTTTAAGTTCAATATCAAAGATCCGATTATCAATTCCAAAATGGCTGCCCGTGGTCTGATTTCACTGCTGCTGGCTGCAAGTAAGGAAGATTACGAATATTACGCTGCACGAACAGCGCAGGAAGATGGGTATGCCTATCAGCCCAAATTGATCATTGAATACTCCATAGACTCCCATTTGGCGCTGGGTAATTGGGCACAAATGAAACAAGACCCCCAGCACAGTGGCCAGCAAACCTGGGCATCTAATGTCACACCGGATTTGGTAAAAGCCAGGAAAATCATTGAAGGCACGAATCAATTTTCTTACACAAAGGTAAATCCTGTCATCTATGATGGTCAATTGATTTGTGCCGTTCAACAGACAGGTACTGGTAATGGTAATGTCGAAGGCAACTATTTGCATCGTTATGCTTTGACTTCAACCGGGGAACGCTTAAACCCTGAAAGCCCAAGATTGAGTGATATTGTAAAACACCAACCTGTGGTGGGTCCAAAGAAACAACTCTATTGTATTCTTGGTAAAGCGGCTACTACATTGGTCGAGTTGGATTTAGAAAACAACTTCGAAGAAAAAAAACGCTTTACCACAGAACCGGTCACTGCCACGCCGGTGGTGGGCATTGACGGCAGTTTATACTTGTCTACTAAAGGAGGGCTCTATGCCTACACCCCTGATTTTAAGATCAAATGGAAATATGCTCCACTTACAAATTTAAAAAATCATCATTTCGGAAGCCTGGCACTCAGTAAAGATGAGCAGAAGGCTTATGTTGTTTTTGGGGATGATAACAAACTTGTGGTGCTGGACACCAGGGATGGGACAGTCCTTAAAAGTTCAGAAGAAATATTTTCAATTAAGATTGAAGGTGACGAAACAAAAATCCCGGTTCCTGCTGTGGATGTAAAAACGGGAAAGGTCGTGGTGCTTGATGGGTTCAGAACAGGAAAGCAATTGACCGTTTTCAATATTGACGGTAATCTGGTGAAAACCTATGATGGTTGTGGTAAGTCAAGCGAATGTTTTTCTCAGCCGGTCATCACAAACGGAAACGCTTATTTTATCCAAAATGGAGCCCTGATGAAGCTTGATTTAGCAATAATGAACCTTGTTTCAGTAGGAGGCACTTCCCTGAACCCGGCCAGTACGCTTGCTGCGGATAAAAACGGAAATGTTTATGTACTCAATACAACCGGTAAAGCTGCTGATTTGACGATTTACAATAAGGGTGATGGCACAGTAAAAACAACTCCGTTGAATGAGCTGAATGATGCTAATTTAACTGGCAACCGCCTGTTATTGGCACCTGATGGCAACCTGGTCATTGGCAATGATAATTTCGTAGCCCTCGTTCAACCGGTATCATTTGTGGGGGATGTAACGACCTTGTCGATCACTTCTGTTCCTGAAGACCAAAAAGTGTATCGTACCATCAATGCCATTGAGGTCGGAGCAGTAGTTCATAAAAGCCCTAACAATACGATCCTTTATGCCGGAAAATCTATTTCCTTCAAACCCGGCTTCAGCGTTGAAAGCGGTGCTAAGCTGACGTGTAATATCGGGAATTGGAAGGTAAAGAAGAAATCGCTTTCAATTGGAGATTCATACGCAGGAGGCATTATAGTCCACTTAACCGGGGATGGACATGGTTTGGTAGCAGTCCCGGAAGTTTGGACTAAAACCAATTGGTTAGCTGGAATGGGCATTTGTAATACTTTGAATTATGATGGATACACCGATTGGCGAATGCCCTCTAAAGAGGAGCTGAACCTGATATATGAAAATTTATTTAAGGCCAACCTTGGAAATTTTGTTCCTGAAGAATATTGGAGCTCGGAGGTGTCTGGAGGACGTGTCATGAAACAAAATTTTGCAAATGGTGCTCAGGAGTATACTGATGATAAAGATAGGATCTCTCATCACGTTCGCCCGGTTAGGTCATTTTAA
- a CDS encoding tail fiber domain-containing protein, with amino-acid sequence MKNTIKKNNLNTSFVTFLFLLLFLGSSQWLLAQPLLIDENKVQINFPLEVNKTSTFDGPLIVNKSATFKEDLTASGSSTFTGKLTASGSTTFTGELIASGSSSFTGKLTASGSTTFTGNVGIGTTDPGGYKLNVNGPVFASGFNMSNKIKLDIHNGDPIITFSHAGIARIGGATRGLGIWGGEKASKDDTPALFINPDNLVSIGFTVFTPQEAQLHVAGPAAVYGSELAGLIFKNSGGDMWKRVYVKNREYRKISILAEGDIITKTGLFTTSDIRIKKNISLTSTLKDLQSLKAIEIVNYEMIDDIADNRSYKKVIAQQLEEVYPIAVQQATQGFIPSVFQPSISFDKITTGEYQLVVAKEHHLAVNDKLDLKCYPGNSSVIAEVIRVISPKEFVVQSTTELDNMESIFVYGKQVDDLLSVDYDAISMLNVSATQELAKQTEQLQAENQALTARVAELEKQLESMDELKASVAQLQAMMQDKTAVNSSAIFGKE; translated from the coding sequence ATGAAAAATACTATTAAAAAAAATAACCTAAACACCTCTTTTGTTACATTCCTTTTCTTATTACTCTTTTTGGGAAGCAGCCAGTGGCTGCTAGCACAGCCATTACTTATTGACGAAAATAAAGTACAAATCAATTTCCCATTGGAAGTCAATAAAACTTCCACTTTTGATGGCCCTTTGATTGTAAACAAAAGTGCGACTTTTAAGGAAGACTTAACGGCATCAGGGAGTTCAACTTTCACTGGCAAATTAACGGCATCAGGGAGTACGACTTTCACTGGTGAATTAATTGCATCAGGGAGTTCGTCTTTCACTGGCAAATTAACGGCATCAGGGAGTACGACTTTCACTGGCAATGTAGGTATAGGGACGACTGACCCTGGGGGATACAAACTTAACGTCAATGGCCCTGTATTTGCCAGTGGATTTAACATGAGCAACAAGATTAAATTGGATATCCATAATGGTGATCCTATCATTACTTTTTCTCACGCAGGTATTGCAAGAATAGGAGGAGCAACTAGAGGTCTGGGAATCTGGGGTGGCGAAAAGGCCAGCAAAGACGATACACCAGCATTGTTTATTAATCCAGACAATCTTGTTAGTATCGGATTTACGGTATTTACCCCCCAGGAAGCACAATTGCATGTTGCCGGACCCGCGGCAGTTTATGGTAGTGAGTTAGCTGGTTTAATATTTAAAAATTCAGGGGGGGATATGTGGAAAAGGGTTTATGTTAAAAACAGAGAATACAGAAAAATAAGTATTTTAGCCGAAGGGGATATTATTACAAAAACGGGACTTTTTACGACCTCGGATATCCGAATAAAAAAGAACATCAGCCTAACCTCAACACTAAAAGACCTGCAAAGCCTGAAGGCCATAGAAATTGTCAATTACGAAATGATCGATGATATTGCCGACAACAGAAGCTATAAAAAAGTCATTGCCCAGCAGCTCGAAGAGGTCTATCCAATAGCAGTTCAACAGGCGACACAAGGTTTTATTCCCAGCGTATTTCAGCCATCCATTTCCTTCGATAAGATCACCACAGGTGAATACCAGTTGGTAGTGGCAAAAGAACATCATTTGGCTGTAAATGATAAGCTTGATTTGAAATGTTATCCTGGCAACAGCAGTGTAATAGCAGAAGTAATCAGGGTTATATCCCCCAAGGAGTTTGTAGTCCAATCCACTACCGAACTCGATAATATGGAATCCATTTTTGTCTATGGAAAACAAGTGGACGACCTTTTAAGTGTCGATTACGATGCCATTTCCATGCTCAACGTCTCCGCTACCCAGGAGCTGGCCAAACAAACGGAGCAGTTGCAAGCCGAAAACCAGGCACTCACGGCGCGTGTCGCGGAACTGGAAAAACAATTGGAAAGCATGGATGAGTTGAAAGCGAGTGTGGCGCAGTTGCAGGCGATGATGCAGGACAAGACGGCTGTGAATTCCAGTGCAATTTTTGGGAAAGAATAA
- a CDS encoding DUF1295 domain-containing protein codes for MVEIMLQSALLIFIYATLWFVISIIIKRNDVADIAWGLGYILLCGFYFFTREPTSRALLLYSLIFLWGVRLAIHIFIRNKGKTEDFRYLQWRKDWGKSFFIRSYLQVYLLQGFLLLVIMAPVMIVATHSQPELNLLDYIGIGLWIIGFYFEAIGDAQLVRFKKDPLNKGKIIQSGLWQYTRHPNYFGEVVLWWGIGLIALNSPWGTFGLMGPLMITLLILFVSGVPMMEKKYEGHADYEAYKKRTSRFIPFMRRDPEKRTQD; via the coding sequence ATGGTTGAAATAATGTTACAATCCGCTCTACTGATCTTCATTTACGCTACCCTGTGGTTCGTGATCTCCATTATCATCAAAAGGAATGATGTGGCCGATATCGCCTGGGGACTAGGGTATATTCTGCTGTGCGGTTTTTATTTTTTCACCCGAGAACCTACTTCCAGGGCACTGTTATTATACAGTCTGATATTCCTTTGGGGCGTCAGGCTGGCCATCCATATTTTCATTAGAAACAAAGGCAAAACGGAAGATTTTCGATACCTGCAATGGCGCAAAGACTGGGGCAAATCTTTTTTCATTAGGTCTTACCTGCAGGTTTACCTGCTTCAGGGGTTTCTGCTGCTGGTGATCATGGCTCCGGTAATGATTGTGGCTACGCATTCTCAACCGGAATTAAACCTGCTCGACTATATCGGCATAGGGTTGTGGATTATCGGTTTTTATTTCGAAGCCATCGGCGATGCCCAATTGGTCCGGTTTAAAAAAGACCCTTTGAACAAGGGAAAGATCATTCAATCCGGCCTTTGGCAATACACCCGCCATCCCAATTATTTTGGAGAAGTGGTGTTGTGGTGGGGCATAGGGTTGATCGCCCTGAATTCGCCATGGGGTACCTTTGGCCTCATGGGTCCATTGATGATCACCTTGCTCATTCTTTTCGTTTCAGGGGTACCTATGATGGAAAAGAAATACGAAGGCCATGCGGATTATGAAGCCTATAAAAAGCGGACGAGCAGGTTTATTCCGTTCATGAGGAGAGATCCAGAAAAAAGAACACAGGATTAG
- a CDS encoding DUF2177 family protein, with translation MENITKIMLSYLLTAIVFFAVDMLWLGLIAKDLYQKHLGNFLSDKVNWTAAIIFYLLFIIGISIFAIYPAVQKESLGQAILLGALFGFFTYATYDLTNLATLKDWPIKIVFIDITWGAVLTAVVSVAGFYIVKMVH, from the coding sequence ATGGAAAACATTACCAAAATCATGTTAAGTTACCTGCTAACAGCCATCGTATTCTTCGCTGTAGATATGCTTTGGTTGGGGCTCATCGCCAAAGACTTGTATCAAAAACATTTGGGCAATTTTTTGTCGGATAAAGTCAACTGGACAGCCGCCATTATTTTCTACCTGTTGTTCATCATCGGTATTTCCATTTTTGCCATTTACCCGGCGGTGCAAAAAGAGTCCCTCGGCCAGGCCATCTTGCTGGGCGCTTTGTTTGGCTTTTTCACCTATGCCACTTATGATCTGACCAATCTCGCCACACTGAAAGACTGGCCGATCAAAATCGTTTTTATCGATATTACCTGGGGCGCCGTGCTTACTGCAGTGGTCAGTGTCGCGGGATTTTACATCGTAAAAATGGTTCATTGA
- a CDS encoding DUF429 domain-containing protein: MAIAGVDGCKKGWLMIKYDNDRYTYAVHENFTGLIGAHSDLQRIFIDIPIGLSSDDFIRTVESSLRKELPGRQSTVFNPPCREALKFTDYESAKSINQKTEGKSLSIQSFFISSKIKEVDDFLLKGNRQLEIYESHPELCFKYLNPPQQVLLTKKSKNEGIKDRLAILEKYDPEISPLYHDILGNTQRKDVKKDDIVDAICLCLANRLAGPAGLSFIKDKQARDDAGIDIKIAYYKLPLTRK; the protein is encoded by the coding sequence ATGGCTATTGCAGGGGTGGATGGATGCAAAAAAGGCTGGCTGATGATCAAATACGATAATGATCGTTATACTTATGCCGTCCACGAAAATTTTACCGGGTTGATCGGTGCTCACTCCGACCTCCAAAGAATCTTTATCGATATTCCCATCGGATTGAGTTCTGATGATTTTATCAGGACTGTTGAAAGTTCATTACGGAAGGAGTTGCCGGGAAGGCAATCAACCGTTTTTAATCCGCCTTGCCGGGAAGCTTTAAAATTTACAGATTATGAGTCTGCCAAATCAATAAACCAAAAAACAGAAGGTAAGAGCCTATCCATTCAATCCTTTTTTATCAGCAGCAAAATAAAAGAGGTCGACGACTTTCTTTTGAAAGGCAACAGGCAATTGGAGATTTATGAAAGCCATCCCGAACTTTGTTTCAAATATTTAAACCCACCTCAACAGGTTTTGCTCACTAAAAAATCAAAAAACGAAGGCATAAAGGATCGATTGGCTATTCTGGAAAAATACGATCCTGAAATTTCTCCCCTTTACCATGATATCCTGGGGAACACCCAAAGGAAGGATGTAAAAAAGGATGACATCGTGGATGCTATTTGTTTGTGTCTGGCAAACAGGTTGGCAGGGCCTGCAGGCTTATCTTTCATCAAGGATAAACAAGCCAGAGATGACGCAGGGATTGATATAAAAATTGCTTATTATAAACTACCTTTGACCAGGAAATAA